The region GCTACTTGGAAAACGTGGTGATCTTTTCGCCCGACTTTGAGACTCATATGTCCCGGCTCAAGCCCGTGTTGAcctggtgttttcaatacgatcctcaaagaaagaggcagagcgccgaatggcggttcaCAAACTCTCCGGCATAGAGAAAGGtgcagcgacagaagaccaaaacaaagacgatgctgaaaGTCTTTTtttatgccagaggtgtcatacaccacgagttcgtcccacaagggcagatggtgaatcaaTTTTATATCCGCGtactccaacacatgcgtgatggactgcgacgccgtcgccctgacttacggGCATCTAGCCAATGGAGCGTTCCACACGATAACGTaatgccgcacactgctctcagcgtgaaaaaatttctcgccaagcacagcattactgtacttccccatccaccatactcgcctgacctctccccatgcgattttttctcgtttcctcgtgtgaagagagcacTGAAAGGTCTCTGGGTGGGGAGCGTGgcggccattcaagacgccatgaaaaggagctgacagccctgccaaaagaagcgtttaccaagtgtttccaagacctcaagaagcgttggaagctgtgtgtagactgcaaaggagactatttcgaagggctgctgtacaaatgatttcaatgttagacGCATTTTATTTATTggactcagtctcgaaactttacggacaaaggttgtattacaATGGCTCAAAAACTTCTCGTTACCTCGAAAGCCCTATTTTTTAatttagtgatcaccttccctgggacacctggtatattaTACCTGCCATGAACCCGCTCTATACAGAATATTTCAAATATTTCTAACATCTTTACAAGTAAAACATGTTTCACTTATAAAACTGTTAGGAATATTTGAAAACAGGCTCTCTGATCTAGAAGAGCGCTCTTCGGCAGATCATTGTCAGCGGCGGTATGCAACAGAATACAGTTCCGAGGTGTTcgctagcaagctggttaactactATTGAATAGTTAATTGCTTAAGTATTAAGCCGCTGCAGCGCAAGAAATTTTTGGGCCGAGCCCGGGCGAAAGAGCTAGGGGCCAGAAAGAGCGCCTGGGAGCAGCCACAGCGCGCCGCTGCTAGGCGCGGCTTCGGTTTGCAGTTCAGAGCTCCTTGCGCTGACGAGAAGAGAAATATGGATGTTACTTACCGTGGACTACGAACCTATCTATATAAAAGTAGCTATTAGTTTAAAGTCAACTGTTTAATAGCAGTGAACCAGCCtatcacgtcttagctgtattcccaCCAGGTGTGCACCCTTGAAACCCAGAAAGCAGCCCACGTTTAAAAGTTGCTATCAGCCTTAGGAGGAGCACAGGCCTACGTTACTCTGGGCAAACCGGCCATTGGCTCCGAGGAAGCCGCACCTTCCGTCGAGCGGGTCGTCATTGTTGCTGCCGCTCTGGAAGAGGCCCCCGTGCAGGAAGAAGAGCACGGTGCGGTTGGCGCACGAGGCGTCGCCGCACAGCGCCTCTGGCGTCCAAATGTTCAGGTGCAGGCAGTCCTCGGACACGCCGGACCGCACGCTGCCCCCCTCGCCCTCCTGGAAGCACGCTGGCCCCGGCTTCCTGCCGTCGAACTGCGAGAAACGGACAGCTCACGTATGGGCGTTCACTCGGCCCGGCTAACATCACATGCCCATCAAGAAACTTCGGCGGCATTCTGAGGGTATAGTACAGAAATTGGCATGTGTCGACAGATTGCCGCGCTCGCGCCTCTTGCAAACACCATCCGGCCAGGTCCCGGTACCCGAGCTGTGGCGCTACCACGCCCTCTCCCTTCAAAGACGGACACTCATACTCACGATAGTCGCCTTACAGCCCGAGCACAGGCTCTGGCACACAAACACGGCGTTTTCTACGTGGATAGTGCCGGCCCTGACCCCCGGGAGTGGACGGTTTGAGCTTTAGGGCAGCTGACCGCACTTACGCAGAGTAGGTGGCTATTGCATTGGCCATCTTCCATCCTGCTTCTCAACCCGCCATCACCGACTATACCGCGGAGCGTGTCGAAGCTACGAAGCCGGTCACATAGCACCCCTAGCAGCATATTTCTTGCGCTGATGCATTCGCAATACGGAACCCTCCCCTAAACACATCATCTGGACTCCAGGCAATCAGGGTCTTCGAGGGAATGAGGCCGTAAACGCGGCTTCCCGAACTTTCATCTCCCGGGTACCTCATGCGGACTCTGGTGCCTCGGATGCGGGGCAACTCTTGCTACGCTTTTGTGAAATTCTGCAATACTATCAGCATAAACATGAACGCTACCCGTCCCCTGTAAAAGTGCTTGAGAAAGCAGACGAACGCGTGCTCCTCCAACTTTTCACGAATAGTCTTGTATGCCCAGCTATATTGAGACATTTCAACCCTATGGTCACTGACCGGTGGTCGTACTGTGGGGAGGTGACTGACACCTCCCCACAGGTATGGGCCTGCAAGCAGAACACAGCCCTTTCCCCAAACCCTACCCGACAGTattgggaggcggccctgcttagCTGCTCGGACCTCCAGGACCAGCGGGCCTTGGTCCAGAGGGCCCGGACGGCGGCTTctaccaatggggtcccggactagggactccacctagaATGTAAGGAGGCTTCCCATTAGGGAAGCCTCCTTCACCTCTCTGTATATACCTTtatcgaataaatgcttttcaccacctcCACCGAATGGCAAATAGGGCAATGCCACGGAAAACGGTATTTTCAAAATCTAGGAGACGTCAAAAattaaaatacaggtgtcgctatGGTCGCTTTCACAAGAAAAAATGCGGCACGTCGAGAAATTTCTTTTTTATTGCGGATCCCTGAGGCTGGGCTTCGCCGCTATTCACTTCCACACAGTGATCACggagcagtgttggcggtaacgcgttagtaacggcgttaccggtaacgcgttacttttttcggtaacttactAACGTACTTGTTACCATTTCCAATCTGTAACGGGTAAcatacgttaacatttttcggtaacgtgaggtgtcacgttactagttactttttgttccaattgTCCCCCACTCAGCCCCTTATTTGGAAAAAAAGTGCAGAGCACCTAAAATAAtgttgaaaataaacaaaaatgtacaggcgctctcgacgacccttgttgcggctcgcatgctaGCCCTTGACGATGCACTAAAAAAATAGACAGAACAGCCattaagcacgaaacacgtgcacgaacacgcatttacacacttgccttcacttaCTTTCCCTTCCAAAACTACTCACACACACagctctctaaagagtggaaacatgcccagcattttggaacattacatttttcagaattactgtacatttgttgagagttcagcgatgtttccTATGTAAAGCTCGaaatgatgatgaagtgtcattttgtgtttaatgtcacattcagaaaatggcttcaccatgtggcacagagttagaagccatcacatgcaACTctgcaggcaactttaggccgatcgttgctaagctcctgcacatttgttcaAAGTATTATCGTGAAATCACGATTTTGcataaaatcgttgtttgggctagaagttttatgtaaAGTATGAGCTTTacaaaattgttatcgtgagttcttaaggcgaagTGTCACAGACCAGCGGGACGTGGCCCATTGGGAGATAGCAGAGGAGAGGGCTCACGTAGAGCAGTAACAGGGTCGCAGCACGGCTGCTTGCGGGGCATCCGTCGAGATTTCTCGGAGCTAGGCCATCGGAAAACCAAACGAACATTGGAGTTCTAAGGAAGCGTGGTGATTTCTAGGACGGTGGTGCAGATGCGCTGGTTTCCGAAACTCGAGCGTGCAGGCCTGGCCgactcggcgacggctgtcacggAAGAAATAAGTCTTGAGCGCTTTCTCCTGCTCTcccgaaggcgcagctctccggCGCGCTCCGGGGGAGCTTTGCCGGTTACCCTCTTCCCCGTCGTCCCCGCGTGCAGAAACAAAGAGAAAGCGTCCCGATGATGGGAGGGAAACTGTGCTGGCCGCCGGCCCCGTCCAGGTTGGGTGGTGTGTCCGCGGCGTTGGGGGCCGAATTAACGCCCCTAGGCACGCGTTCCATCGCACAAGGCCCGCCGCCTCCGAGCCATCGCCGCATCGACAGCCACCCGAAACGGCCGGAGTCGTCACCTTGGCCCCCGTATGTGATCTGTCCGCTGGACTTTACCTTTTCCTTGCCTATGTAACGTTGTGGTATTTCTATATCTAGTACCTTGTACGCCTCTACTGTCCTAGCTGGACGGATTAACCCTTGTATTGTGTGTCTCCTGCTTTTCGCGTTTcgtgttttgtattgttcttTCTGCCACTCCCTCTGTTCGTTTTTACCTTGTTGTGTTGTTCCCTGCCGCCAAGTGAAGTGTTTGTTTCAAGAAGCTCAACCCATTGAGTTCCTTCTCGATCACCGACGCACCGACACACGTGCTCCACGCACGGGCTGACCGACGTTTACAATTAAATGTCCAACACTCGTCTTtaggccacagggaagcgtaaagCGGCCCCTGTGCCTCGACGGCTTGCGCCAGGCAGCCGGTCGACGAGCGGTAGTTGTGACACGAAGACGCacaaattaaaatttatggccatgaagtaacggcaaagtaacgtgcggaacttctttttcggtaacggtaacgcattacccttttttgtaggtaacgtagggcggtaacgcgtgcctttttttttagtgtaacgagtaacgtatttagttactttttttttcggtaacgcctacaacactgtcACAGAGTCCTCGAGTTTGACTCGTGTGGCGGCCAAATTTTTAAAAGCATCTTATTCAGCAATAGGTGCGTCTTTTGCTACCGGACAAATGTCAACTCAGCCAAAAAGAACGGTATTTTTCAAAGACCAAAAATTGGAGGCATTCTTCCTGGGCGTCCCTTTAAATTGGATCAAGTGTACAGGAGAGGGTGCACAAAAGAAGGGCCGCACGCACCACCTCGGGTTGCCGTGGCGCAGCCTTGCGGAACCGTGccccccgcagcggtggctcccCGAAGGGCACGCCCAGGAAGGCGTACACGTGTCGGCCGGCGGTTAGCTTGCCGATCCCGGTGACGGAGCCGAAGGCGCCGCTCACGGTCACCTGGGCGCGCTTCGGGTCGTCGGTGGAGAAGAAGAGCAGGAACGAGGCCAGCACCACGATGCCCAACGTCAGGATGGTGGCCACGGCGCACGCCAGGTCGGACGGGGTCATCGGGCGCCATCTGGCATCGGCCACATGGGCGGTTAAGGCAGAGACACGTAAAAACGACGCGGTAAATTCCCTTCAAAGGGGCCCTCCATATTTCGACGCCATTGCTTACAGGGCCTATTTGACGGCATGTGTCATTTGGTTCTTGAGTTGATTCATCTGCACCCTTTAAAATATTTCGTGCCGTCCCTACTTCCGCGCCAGCGAAGAAGACCGCTGACAGAGAAGCGCGCTCGGCTCTCTTTCCTAGGGTGCACGCATCAAAGCCCCTTTTCTACCCATAATCCTAGACCTTTGGGAGCACAATCGTGGCCTTGTGCATCCATATTTTGACTAAAGCCAGGAAGTCTGGCGCTTAAAACGTGAAAGGAACGGCGAGAAAGGGAGGAAAACCGCCACGGAAAGCATCCAGCTCGGATTCCTGCGATTCGCCTTACAAGTTAAGCAGAGCAGAATAGCTAGCTGTTCGCAACACAAGACCCAGTTGATTGCAACAAGGATTTGAGCACTGCAAGCCTTCTGCGAAGCCGCCGACGGCAGGCAGCCTTGCTGCTGCTTCCATAAAGCTTTCGGGGTTAAAAGCAGCACCTTTCACGGCTCGCACATTACTGATCACGGCAGTCTGAAGCGTCGGGCGCTCCTCCTCACCCCCGTGGCAGCAGGCTGCGCGAATTGGGCGCCCACATGCTCCAGAAGCTGTTCATCTGGGCCGACACGGGGTTATCTCTTGCGGCGCGCTGCACGGCACTGGTGTCCTTCTCCATCAGCGAGAGGAGCTCCACGCGCATGTTGTGCGGCAGCTGGAGGGCGGCCTTCAGCCGCGAGCTCCACTGGGAGCCGCACAGTTCCTCCGTCGAGCTCCCCGGAGACGCTGTCGCTGTGCGCCGGCTGTGGTCCTCAGCGTGCGAGCCGGTGAGTGACGTCGATATCGCATGGATTTCCAGCGGGTTGGAGTCCAGCGTTCGCTCCGACTGCTGCTCATGGCCGCCGGCTGTGAGCGGCGAGGAGGAGGACCTGTGGCTGCCCTTGCTGCCCCGGTGACGGCCGTGGGACATCCTTCTGCTACTGGCCTCCGCTGCTGGGCGGCTGCTGGTCCTTCTACAGAGCCTTCTTCTTTTCAACTGGTAGGCTATTGAGAATGATATATGCTAGTAATACCAGGGCGGTGCGTGCCGCATCTGCTGATCTGGCGCTTGGCTGGCCATATTCTCACCCTCGCGCTGcatgcatgatgatgatgatgatgttgtatGCGCGTGgcgcatacccacggcgggggattggccagggtgcactgCGGAAACAAATTAACGCACTAATGGACAAGGAGtggagtatttggataattttgtgtcttAGACTAAAGTttgcacaaaaaaggaaaagaaaaagcagtgaatttcATTCTAGGAGAGGAGTCCACTTGTTGTAATTACATAGTCGTGAATATAATCGCACGCTAGTTTcagggcatatcccttggcgcttgcccagaaggagaggagaatcggaatagatagaggaagcCCTAGTCGAGCGAGGGGAATCTCCATGTAAATTCTACAGAGAGAAGCGAACAGCCGGCAGAAGAGGAGAAAGTGATCTAaggactcaatttcgccacaatACTCGCAAAGGGTGTTCATAGATAACCCCGATCGACGTAAATAAAGATATAGTCGCGGTATCCTGCAGCGCAGGAgggtcatggacacttcacatttccttgaactgcacatccgcatactccaaggaaatgccaggtgttgaaaattcgctgcagcaaggagaagctcatggctcaagtagtggagacgcTGGAATCATTGAAAGCGTGCTATGGTAAGTAGAAGCGTTCAGGACGAACGGGACAATAGGTCCACCAAGGGCGGACTttgctaaaaaatcagccctctcattagaagCAACGCAACAGTGTCCAGGGACCCATTTAAAGCGTACTTCTGTAATGTGTGGTGGAATAAAGAACTTAAGGGAACGGCTCATAGAAGTACCCTCTGTTTTTCGAGCGCTGTCAAGGCGGAAAGGCTTTCTGTAagtaggtggtggtgaaaacatttattgccaatatTGCCGAGGTTAGGGTGGAGCCCCCTACATGACACTTGCAAGCCGTCCCCGTGTAGGGACGGCCCCCTCACAATGCAAAGGAATGCCCTGGGAGGGCTATCCTAGAAAGAGCGCGTTATGACCTTGCGCTGGTCCCGATCGGAACTACTGGCGAGTAGGCGCTACCAGTAATTTAGGGCCACCTCTGGTGCGGGAAGATGTGGGAATGAGGGGCACGTGAGTAGTATGTGTTGAACGCCTCCAGGTTTGCCACAGGGCTTGCAGGTGGAGGGAAATTGATCAGGAAAGCGGGCGTGGAGGAGGGCGGGATTTGTGCGCCGATGGGCGGCTCGTGTGATTGTGAGAGTCGGGGCAGGGGGAGCGTATGTTCTCCTATTTTCACGGAAGCGTGAAAGGGATGTCCCGGAAGGACAGCAGGCACTCCACAGCCCGGAAAGTAAGACCTCGGGCCAGGGAGTGGGCTTCCTCGTTACCTGGAAGGCCCGCATGTGCGGGTGTCCAAGTAAGGGTGACGGATTGTCGAGGCTGCCAAGAACTCAAAAGGCGGCGGTTGGTAGGGGACACTGTCCCATTGGCGAAGTT is a window of Amblyomma americanum isolate KBUSLIRL-KWMA chromosome 4, ASM5285725v1, whole genome shotgun sequence DNA encoding:
- the LOC144130028 gene encoding acetylcholinesterase-like, giving the protein MSHGRHRGSKGSHRSSSSPLTAGGHEQQSERTLDSNPLEIHAISTSLTGSHAEDHSRRTATASPGSSTEELCGSQWSSRLKAALQLPHNMRVELLSLMEKDTSAVQRAARDNPVSAQMNSFWSMWAPNSRSLLPRGWRPMTPSDLACAVATILTLGIVVLASFLLFFSTDDPKRAQVTVSGAFGSVTGIGKLTAGRHVYAFLGVPFGEPPLRGARFRKAAPRQPEVFDGRKPGPACFQEGEGGSVRSGVSEDCLHLNIWTPEALCGDASCANRTVLFFLHGGLFQSGSNNDDPLDGRELAKMLEKEHHIQPPALLESGVSAGNLDVASEDMDSYRDKEEVPASMPRRKRQRASSNSVLAETLLKSDAARAKHHEERMASYLSALGDVVVVVPNYRLGALGFLYSGGPEAPGNAGLHDQLLALEWTRAHIGSFAGNGSDVVVMGHGAGAGSVGLHLFGRRLTTRAILMSGSPFARMRDNTVNRRANLEWLAQRVHCGSEEAVASCLRNAEAESLYWPDASLAVPRFSPTFSGLLPDSPFRLRHLVQVVLVHVFVRVSATITERTDAFGSIIVTEESAVALMLCRQG